In the genome of Acidobacteriota bacterium, the window CGGCGTGATCGGCGACTGCAGCGTGGCGAAGAACGCCGTCACCTCGGGCATCGACTCGACCCGCAGGAGCCGTTCGGGCTGCAGGAAGCGGAGCAACAGCACGAGGCTGGTGGCGAACACCAGGCCCATGAACATCAGGATGTCGCGGGCGCGGCGCGCCGGGAACACGTTCACGAGCGCGAGAGTGAGCGCCGAGCCGAGCGCGACCGGAATGGTGACGAACGGCACCACCGTGAGGATCACGGTGGCGACAAACGTCCACGGCGCGCACTTGGCAAAGCCGATGCCGGCGAGCACCGGCACGAGAAAGACCACGACCATCCAGCCCGACTGCGCCAGCGTCCGCGCAAAGCGCGCGAAGAACAGGCGCCGCGACGCGACCGGCGCGACCATGATCAACCGCAAGTCGTCAGACAGGAAAAAGGTCGACAGCGACGCCACCACCGCGCTGAACGCGAGGAACGACAGGAACGTGAGGAACAGCCACGACAGCCCGATGCGGATCAGGTAATCGCCCAGCTCGTCGTAGCCGGCGGCCTGCCAGGTCACCCAGAACGACCCGGCAAACAACGCGGCGAACACCGCCAGGCCGATCGCGCCGAACAGCACGCCCCGGGTCAGGTCGCCCTTCTCGCGCCGGCGGGCGCGGTTGCGCGACGCCCACCACATGGGCAACAGCAAGTAAGGAAAGGGACGAGTCAGCGACTCCATCAGACGATCTCGTCGATCTCTTGCAGGGCGCCGCCGCCCGTGAGCTTCAGGAACACCGGCGTCAGTTCCTCGTCCGGCGTGCCGGCCATGGCACGCACGTCGGCGACCGTGCCGTGCGCGATGATCTTGCCCTTGAGGATGATGCTGATCAGGTCGCACATCTCCTGCGCGACTTCCAGGGTATGCGTGCTCATCAGGATGGCGACGCCGCGCGACGCCATCAGCCGGAAGATGTCCTTGATCAAGCGCGCGCCGCGCGGATCGAGACCGACCATGGGCTCGTCCACGAGCACCGCCTTGGGCCGGTGGAGGAAGGCCGCGCTCATGACCAGCCGCTGCTTCATGCCATGCGAGAAACTCTCGACCAGCTCGTGCTGCCACCGGCCCAGCTCGAAGATCTCGAGCATCTCGGTAATGCGGGCGTCAGTGTCGCCGCCGTCCATGCCGTAGAGTCCGCCGTGAAACCGCAGGAACTCGCCGGCGGTCAGCTTGTCGTAGATGAACGGCCGGTCCGGAATGAAACCAAGCGCGGCCTTCGCGGCCTCGGGCTCGCGCGCCAGGTCGTGGCCGTTCACCAGGATGCGGCCCTCGTCGGGCCGCAGCAGGCCCGCGATCATCCGGATGCTGGTGGTCTTTCCCGCCCCGTTCGGGCCGAGAAAGCCGTGGATCTGGCCGGGCTCGACGTTAATCGAAACGCCATCGACCGCCGTGAAGGAACCAAAACGCTTGACCAGATTCTCGACGGCGATCATTAGCTACCCGGGCACGGAATCCAGCAGCCGCAGTCCTGGCGCCTGGGCACGGGAATGGACAGGGACTGTGCATCCGTGGCGGACCGGCCCACGAGAATGGGTGTCGACCCCGGGGCCACGTCCAACTGCAACACGGTCATCCTGACGCGGCCGACGAGCGGCAGGATGGCGGTCTGCTGGTCTAACCCGCCGCGCGCCAGACGGACGTGCGTGGCATCGGCCGGAAACTGGTTGAAGGTCGGGTCCACCGGCAGCCACAGTCCGCGGCCACCACCTTCGTCGAGGTAGACCTCTGGCCACGCGTGGTAGTAGAACGCGCCCCGCACATAGGCCAGGCCGACGTTGATGCGCGACGGGATGCCCAGCGATCGCGCGAGCGCGACGAACAGCACCGTGTGCTCGTTGCAGTCCCCC includes:
- a CDS encoding ABC transporter ATP-binding protein codes for the protein MIAVENLVKRFGSFTAVDGVSINVEPGQIHGFLGPNGAGKTTSIRMIAGLLRPDEGRILVNGHDLAREPEAAKAALGFIPDRPFIYDKLTAGEFLRFHGGLYGMDGGDTDARITEMLEIFELGRWQHELVESFSHGMKQRLVMSAAFLHRPKAVLVDEPMVGLDPRGARLIKDIFRLMASRGVAILMSTHTLEVAQEMCDLISIILKGKIIAHGTVADVRAMAGTPDEELTPVFLKLTGGGALQEIDEIV